A section of the Leptotrichia buccalis C-1013-b genome encodes:
- a CDS encoding saccharopine dehydrogenase family protein, with protein sequence MGKKALVIGAGGVSNVVCHKCAQNSEVFSSIMIASRRKVKCDEIKERIEKSKYAGRIEIQTAQVDANNVPELVALINEYKPDIVINVALPYQDLTIMDACLETKTDYLDTANYEPLDTAKFEYKWQWAYKEKFEKAGITAILGSGFDPGVTGVFSAYAQKHYFDEINYIDILDANAGDHGYPFATNFNPEINIREVTANGSYWEEGKWVETEPMEIKRVYNFPQIGEKDMYLLHHEELESLAVNIKGIKRIRFFMTFGQSYLTHLKVLENVGMTSIEPIEFEGKQIVPLQFLTAVLPDPASLGPRTKGKTNIGNIFRGKKDGIEKTYYVYNVCDHQECYKEVSSQAISYTTGVPAMIGAAMVLTGEWKKPGVFNVEEMNPDPFMDALNKFGLPWVEDFNPTLVD encoded by the coding sequence TAGCCAGCCGTAGAAAAGTGAAATGTGATGAAATCAAGGAAAGAATTGAAAAAAGTAAATATGCTGGAAGAATTGAAATTCAAACTGCACAGGTGGATGCTAACAATGTGCCTGAATTAGTGGCATTGATTAACGAATATAAGCCTGACATTGTGATAAATGTAGCTTTACCGTATCAGGACTTGACAATTATGGATGCTTGTCTTGAAACTAAGACTGATTATTTGGACACAGCAAATTATGAGCCGTTGGATACAGCTAAATTTGAGTACAAATGGCAATGGGCTTATAAAGAAAAATTTGAAAAGGCTGGAATTACAGCTATTTTAGGAAGCGGATTTGATCCAGGAGTTACTGGAGTATTTTCAGCGTATGCACAAAAGCATTATTTTGATGAAATAAATTACATTGATATTCTTGACGCAAATGCTGGAGATCATGGTTATCCATTTGCAACAAACTTTAATCCTGAAATTAACATTAGGGAAGTTACAGCTAACGGAAGTTACTGGGAAGAAGGAAAATGGGTAGAAACAGAGCCAATGGAAATCAAAAGAGTATACAATTTCCCACAAATTGGTGAAAAAGATATGTACTTACTGCACCACGAAGAGCTGGAGTCGCTTGCAGTAAATATTAAAGGAATTAAAAGAATTAGATTCTTTATGACTTTTGGACAAAGTTACTTGACTCATCTAAAAGTGCTTGAAAATGTTGGGATGACTTCAATTGAGCCAATAGAATTTGAAGGAAAACAAATTGTGCCATTGCAATTCTTGACAGCAGTATTGCCTGATCCAGCTTCACTTGGACCTAGAACAAAAGGAAAGACAAATATTGGAAATATTTTTAGAGGTAAAAAAGATGGGATTGAAAAAACTTATTATGTTTATAATGTGTGCGACCATCAAGAATGTTATAAGGAAGTTAGCTCACAAGCGATTTCCTATACGACAGGTGTTCCAGCAATGATTGGAGCGGCAATGGTGCTTACTGGTGAATGGAAAAAACCAGGAGTATTTAATGTGGAAGAAATGAATCCAGATCCATTTATGGATGCCCTTAATAAATTTGGGTTGCCTTGGGTTGAAGACTTTAATCCGACATTAGTTGATTAG